A DNA window from Sulfitobacter sp. BSw21498 contains the following coding sequences:
- a CDS encoding class II 3-deoxy-7-phosphoheptulonate synthase translates to MTDWTKSSWRDKPRIQMPDYPDQDALRAVEAELSRYPLLVFAGEARRLKKHLAAAGRGEAFLLQGGDCAESFEQFSSDMIRDTFKVMLQMAIVLTHGAKVPVIKLGRMAGQFAKPRSAATETVDGVELPSYRGDIINELAFTPEARIPDPKKMLRAYTQAAATLNLIRAFSTGGYADVHQVHGWTLGFTESEKAEKYREIANRISDTLDFMAAAGVTSETAHTLQSVEYYTSHESLLLEYEEALCRQDSQTGKWLAGSGHMIWIGDRTRQPDGAHVEFARGVQNPIGLKCGPSMTSDDLKLLMHKLNPENEEGRLTLIARFGAGNVGEHLPRLIKTVQEEGANVVWTCDAMHGNTIKSSSGYKTRPFDSVLREVREFFAVHAAEGTVPGGVHFEMTGQDVTECTGGVRAVQDEDLSDRYHTACDPRLNASQSLELAFLVAEELSARRSSQQVKAVG, encoded by the coding sequence ATGACCGATTGGACAAAATCAAGCTGGCGCGACAAACCGCGGATCCAGATGCCCGACTATCCTGATCAGGACGCGCTGCGCGCGGTCGAGGCTGAATTGTCCCGTTATCCATTGTTGGTTTTCGCAGGCGAAGCGCGGCGGCTTAAAAAGCATCTGGCGGCTGCCGGTCGCGGCGAGGCGTTCTTGCTACAAGGGGGCGATTGTGCCGAAAGCTTTGAGCAATTCAGCAGCGACATGATCCGCGACACCTTCAAGGTGATGTTGCAGATGGCGATTGTGCTGACGCATGGCGCGAAAGTGCCGGTGATCAAACTTGGCCGCATGGCAGGCCAATTCGCCAAGCCGCGTTCCGCAGCGACAGAGACCGTCGATGGCGTAGAGCTGCCCAGCTACCGTGGTGACATCATCAACGAGCTCGCCTTTACACCAGAGGCGCGTATTCCGGACCCGAAAAAGATGCTGCGCGCCTACACGCAAGCTGCTGCGACGTTGAACCTGATCCGCGCCTTTTCGACCGGTGGGTATGCGGACGTGCATCAGGTGCACGGCTGGACCCTGGGATTTACCGAAAGCGAAAAAGCAGAGAAATACCGCGAGATCGCAAACCGCATTTCAGATACACTTGATTTCATGGCAGCGGCTGGCGTGACATCCGAGACGGCTCATACGCTGCAATCGGTGGAATATTATACCAGCCACGAATCGCTGCTGTTGGAATACGAAGAAGCGCTGTGCCGTCAGGACAGCCAGACCGGCAAATGGCTGGCGGGTTCCGGTCACATGATCTGGATCGGCGACCGCACCCGTCAACCCGATGGCGCGCATGTGGAATTTGCCCGCGGTGTGCAGAACCCGATCGGTCTGAAATGCGGCCCAAGCATGACCAGCGACGACCTCAAGCTGTTGATGCACAAGCTGAACCCTGAAAACGAAGAGGGTCGTCTGACCCTGATCGCGCGTTTCGGTGCTGGTAATGTGGGCGAACACCTGCCGCGTTTGATCAAGACCGTGCAGGAAGAAGGCGCGAACGTCGTCTGGACCTGTGACGCGATGCACGGCAACACGATCAAATCCTCGAGCGGCTATAAAACCCGTCCGTTTGATTCCGTCCTACGTGAAGTGCGCGAATTCTTTGCGGTACATGCTGCCGAAGGCACTGTACCCGGTGGCGTGCATTTCGAGATGACGGGACAGGACGTGACCGAATGCACCGGCGGTGTGCGCGCCGTGCAGGACGAAGACCTGTCAGATCGTTACCACACAGCCTGTGATCCGCGTTTGAACGCCAGTCAGTCGCTTGAGCTCGCATTCCTCGTCGCGGAGGAGCTTTCGGCACGCCGGTCCAGCCAGCAGGTCAAAGCGGTCGGATAA
- a CDS encoding PAS domain-containing protein, translated as MTHLPPLGDHPQLEPRRSMPPFSPAMSEVHAYWQGLCRGQPVPFRSQVDPSEIASLLDRAFVLERKRSEVARFRIAGSHLCDAMAMDLRGMPMISLFDPHERRRCSDWLDQILAQPAIGEMTLIGQDFTVHARMLVLPLRSDMGQIDRMLGCLELTSNAGAHPGFYKIGDLATTAIPRPPRAYLTHDTCATATDGFADPAAGFTTHGPRPRPSYLRLVKSDV; from the coding sequence ATGACACATCTTCCCCCTTTGGGCGACCATCCCCAACTCGAACCACGTCGCAGCATGCCGCCGTTTTCCCCTGCAATGTCAGAGGTGCATGCCTATTGGCAGGGTCTGTGCCGTGGTCAGCCGGTTCCGTTCCGGTCCCAGGTCGACCCATCCGAAATTGCCAGCTTGCTGGATCGTGCCTTTGTGCTTGAGCGAAAGCGATCCGAGGTCGCCCGCTTTCGCATTGCGGGATCCCATCTATGCGATGCTATGGCGATGGACCTGCGCGGGATGCCGATGATTTCGCTATTCGACCCGCATGAGAGACGCCGGTGCAGTGATTGGCTTGATCAGATCCTCGCTCAGCCCGCGATTGGGGAAATGACGCTCATTGGTCAGGATTTCACCGTTCACGCCCGCATGCTGGTGCTGCCGTTGCGCAGCGACATGGGTCAAATCGACCGGATGCTGGGCTGCCTGGAGCTTACGTCAAATGCCGGCGCGCACCCGGGCTTCTATAAAATCGGTGATCTGGCCACTACGGCGATCCCACGCCCCCCACGGGCCTATTTGACCCACGATACATGCGCGACGGCCACCGATGGGTTTGCCGACCCCGCCGCCGGTTTCACCACGCATGGCCCGCGTCCGCGTCCGTCCTATCTGCGGCTGGTCAAGTCTGACGTTTAA
- a CDS encoding YicC/YloC family endoribonuclease, whose product MIRSMTGFASASGASGPHSWGWELRSVNGKGLDLRLRVPDWIDGLEAGLRKQLTTAIARGNVTCNLRITREDGSGALTVNADQLEAVLDALHQIEARAMDAGISLAPSKATDIVTMRGVLEQATTVDDVAALCATLLAEFPAVFEDFNDMRAREGAALGRVLEAQLSEVEELTAQAATLAETRKTEVAQTLQRNLARVLDNADGVDADRLAQELALIAVKSDITEEIDRLHAHVGAARALLAQDGAVGRKLDFLMQEFNREANTLCAKAQNTALTQIGLALKAVIDQMREQVQNVE is encoded by the coding sequence ATGATACGTTCGATGACGGGTTTTGCCTCGGCAAGTGGGGCGTCCGGCCCGCATAGCTGGGGCTGGGAACTCCGGTCGGTCAACGGCAAGGGGCTTGATCTGCGGCTGCGTGTGCCGGACTGGATCGACGGGCTCGAGGCAGGTCTGCGCAAGCAACTGACCACTGCCATCGCCCGCGGCAATGTTACCTGCAATCTGCGGATTACCCGCGAGGACGGCAGCGGCGCATTGACGGTGAACGCAGATCAGCTTGAGGCCGTTCTAGACGCGCTGCACCAGATCGAAGCACGCGCGATGGACGCGGGTATCTCGCTGGCGCCGTCCAAAGCGACGGACATCGTAACCATGCGCGGCGTGCTGGAACAGGCGACGACGGTGGATGACGTGGCGGCCCTTTGTGCGACGCTGCTGGCCGAGTTCCCTGCGGTGTTCGAGGACTTTAACGACATGCGCGCCCGTGAAGGAGCAGCCTTGGGGCGGGTGCTAGAGGCGCAACTATCAGAAGTCGAGGAACTGACGGCACAAGCGGCAACGCTGGCAGAGACGCGCAAGACAGAGGTGGCGCAGACGCTCCAGCGCAATCTTGCACGGGTGCTGGACAATGCTGATGGCGTGGATGCAGACCGGCTGGCGCAGGAACTGGCGCTGATCGCGGTCAAATCCGATATCACCGAAGAGATAGACCGCCTGCACGCCCATGTGGGTGCCGCCCGCGCGCTGTTGGCGCAGGACGGGGCCGTGGGGCGCAAGCTAGATTTCTTGATGCAGGAATTCAACCGCGAGGCAAATACACTGTGCGCCAAGGCACAAAACACGGCGTTGACCCAGATCGGGCTGGCGTTGAAGGCGGTGATAGACCAGATGCGCGAACAAGTGCAGAATGTGGAGTAA
- the gmk gene encoding guanylate kinase gives MSDRRGLLIILSSPSGAGKSTLARKLRDWDTSLEFSVSATTRAPRVGEVDGKDYFFTAEDDFRAMVNDGDMLEHARVFNNYYGSPKGPVQKAIDSGRDVLFDVDWQGAQQISNSTLKQHVLSIFILPPSIKELRRRLETRGQDAPDTIALRMEKSWDEISHWDGYDYVLVNDDLTVTEAKLKSIITAERLRLSQQPKLVDHVRALQSEFEDTK, from the coding sequence ATGAGCGACCGACGCGGCCTATTGATCATCCTCAGCTCGCCCTCCGGTGCTGGAAAATCCACGCTGGCGCGCAAGCTGCGCGATTGGGATACCTCGCTTGAGTTTTCTGTTTCGGCCACAACCCGCGCCCCGCGTGTCGGCGAGGTGGACGGCAAGGATTATTTCTTCACTGCCGAAGATGATTTCCGCGCCATGGTGAACGACGGTGACATGCTGGAGCACGCGCGGGTCTTCAATAACTATTACGGCTCGCCCAAGGGACCGGTGCAAAAGGCCATCGACAGCGGCCGCGACGTGTTGTTCGACGTGGATTGGCAAGGCGCACAGCAGATCAGCAACTCGACGCTCAAGCAGCATGTGCTATCGATCTTTATCCTGCCGCCGTCAATCAAGGAACTGCGCCGCCGTCTGGAAACCCGTGGGCAGGATGCCCCCGATACCATTGCCCTGCGGATGGAGAAAAGCTGGGACGAGATCAGCCACTGGGACGGCTATGACTACGTGCTGGTCAATGACGACCTGACAGTGACAGAGGCAAAGCTGAAGTCGATCATCACCGCCGAAAGATTGCGCCTTTCGCAGCAACCGAAACTGGTGGATCATGTGCGCGCATTGCAATCAGAATTCGAGGACACGAAATGA
- a CDS encoding gamma carbonic anhydrase family protein, with amino-acid sequence MTLYALADITPQVHADTWVAPDANVIGNVTLEAGASVWFGCTLRGDNELILVGKGSNVQENCVFHTDPGCPLTVGENCTIGHKVMLHGCTIGDNSLVGMGATILNGAKIGKNCLIGAGALITENKVIPDGSLVMGAPGKVVRELDAAAISGLTASAKHYQDNARRFASQLKPV; translated from the coding sequence ATGACGCTCTACGCACTGGCCGACATCACCCCGCAGGTACACGCAGATACATGGGTCGCCCCGGATGCGAATGTCATCGGGAATGTGACGCTTGAAGCAGGGGCCTCTGTCTGGTTCGGCTGCACGCTGCGCGGCGATAACGAGCTTATTCTCGTGGGCAAAGGCAGTAACGTGCAGGAAAACTGCGTATTCCATACGGACCCTGGCTGCCCGCTGACCGTCGGGGAAAACTGCACCATCGGTCACAAGGTCATGCTGCACGGCTGTACCATCGGTGACAATTCGCTGGTCGGAATGGGGGCCACGATCCTGAACGGGGCCAAGATCGGCAAGAACTGCTTGATCGGGGCAGGGGCGTTGATCACTGAAAACAAGGTGATCCCCGACGGATCGCTTGTGATGGGGGCACCGGGCAAGGTCGTGCGTGAACTGGACGCGGCGGCGATTTCCGGTCTGACCGCCAGCGCGAAACACTACCAAGACAATGCGCGACGTTTTGCCAGCCAGCTTAAACCTGTCTGA
- a CDS encoding sensor histidine kinase, translating to MVLRPHLPDLLAALPLPTLAVDRAERIVAMNAPAEALLGRGALDRHFINVLRQPAVVDAVEQCQQDDTPREAQYLASDNGNDTTFRVHVRKVTGMNYVLLSFQDITQVTNASQMRRDFVANVSHELRTPLTAMMGFIETLRGPARDDAPARDRFLTIMTGEAERMNRLVGDLLSLSRVESNERVRPTDKVDLRYVLQSTMRNLNPLAVEADVTLVATMGDDPLPLMGDTDQLLQVFTNLIENGIKYGGVGKEVEISVETTLRDPSLRGPAVRVTVRDHGPGIDPVHLPRLTERFYRADSHRSRAIGGTGLGLAIVKHILNRHRGRLKITSDLGDGSRFAVILPLDAA from the coding sequence ATGGTGCTGCGCCCGCATCTGCCGGACTTGCTGGCAGCGCTGCCTTTGCCAACGCTGGCCGTTGACCGTGCCGAACGTATCGTTGCGATGAACGCGCCTGCCGAAGCTCTGCTGGGGCGGGGTGCGCTGGACCGTCACTTTATCAACGTCCTGCGTCAACCGGCGGTGGTGGACGCGGTCGAGCAATGCCAGCAGGACGACACCCCGCGCGAGGCGCAGTATCTGGCAAGCGACAATGGCAATGACACGACCTTTCGGGTGCATGTGCGCAAGGTGACGGGGATGAATTATGTCTTGCTCAGCTTTCAGGACATCACCCAAGTTACCAACGCCAGCCAGATGCGCCGCGATTTTGTCGCCAACGTCAGCCACGAGCTGCGCACACCGCTGACCGCGATGATGGGGTTTATCGAAACGCTGCGTGGCCCTGCGCGAGACGATGCGCCCGCGCGGGACAGGTTTTTGACCATCATGACCGGAGAGGCCGAGCGCATGAACCGGCTGGTCGGGGATCTGCTGTCGCTGTCACGGGTTGAATCAAACGAACGGGTGCGCCCGACAGACAAGGTCGATCTGCGCTACGTGCTGCAATCGACCATGCGCAATCTTAACCCCTTGGCCGTAGAGGCAGACGTGACGCTTGTGGCCACGATGGGGGACGATCCGCTGCCGCTGATGGGCGACACGGACCAGCTGTTGCAAGTGTTCACGAACCTTATTGAGAACGGCATCAAATACGGTGGGGTGGGAAAAGAGGTCGAAATCTCGGTAGAGACCACATTGCGTGACCCGTCGTTACGAGGCCCCGCAGTACGGGTCACGGTCCGCGATCACGGACCGGGAATCGATCCGGTTCACCTGCCGCGACTGACCGAACGGTTCTACCGCGCCGACAGCCACCGCAGTCGCGCGATTGGCGGGACAGGCTTGGGGTTGGCAATTGTAAAACATATCCTGAATCGGCATCGGGGGCGGTTGAAAATCACCTCTGATCTGGGAGATGGGTCGCGGTTTGCGGTGATTTTACCCTTGGATGCGGCGTGA